The window ATCTGATCAGTTGCACCCTTTTTATTTTCAACATATTTTTTAGCAGCAATTGATGCTTTTTTATTACCCGAAAATTCATCAAAAGATTTTTCAAGTTCGAGTATAGAGGAAATGCTTTTTGCGGCGCCAATTGAGATTAAATCTTTTGCCTCCTGAAATTTATCATATTTCGGACCGAAAATCACTGGCAAACTGAAAGCTGCGGCTTCTAAAGTATTGTGTATTCCCGTACCAAAACCGCCTCCAATGTAAGCGATTTTTCCATACTGATATAAAGATGAAAGCATCCCAATATTATCGATAATTAAGACTTGGGTTTGTGCAGGGTGATCACTAAGTTTTGAAAATCGTAAACTGCCTAATGGAAATAGCTTTTCAATACTTGTAATATGACTTTCATGAATCTCGTGAGGTGCAATAATGAATCTCCAGTTGGAATACTTTTCTGGCAAAGTAGCTAACAAATGTTCATCATCGGGCCAGGTACTACCGCAAATTAGGGTTGGAAAATCTCCGATAAATTTCTCGATCTCTTCAAGTTTTTTTGGCGATTGTGCGTTTTCGAACACGCGATCAAAACGAGTATCTCCATTTACGATCACATTATTAAATCCGATAGTGCTTAAAAGTTTTTTGCTTTCTTCATTTTGAACGAAAAAGTAAGTAACAGATTTTAAAATGTTTCGATAGAATCCACCATACCATTTAAAAAAAGCTTGGCTTGGTCTAAAAATTCCAGAAATTACATAAAGTGGAATATTTCGTTCTTTTAATTCCTTGAAATAGAAATGCCAAAACTCATACTTGGTAAAAATCGCCATTTCTGGGTTTATACTTTCAATAAATTTTTTGGCGTTACTTTTTGTATCCAAGGGAAGATAAAAAACATCAGCTAAAGCATAATTTTTTCTAATCTCATAACCAGACGGGGAAAAAAATGTAACCACTATTTTTTTATATGGATACAGTGATTTTAATTTTTCTAAAACAGGTCGGCCTTGTTCAAATTCGCCTAAAGATGCAAAGTGAAACCAGATGGATTTCTCTGCTGAATTAACTTTTTGAGCAATTTGTGTAAACACGTTTTTACGCCCGTTTATGAACAATCTAGCCTTAGGATTAAGTATTGAAACCATCCTTATAAGTAAATTGTAAATCTGAATCCCTATTATGTAAAGCAAAAGCATTAGTGTAATTTCATATCTTCGTGGCAAGATAAAACGAAATTTTTACAAACTAGAAATTATATGAAGATAGCCGTTATTGGTACAGGATATGTAGGATTAGTTACCGGAACATGTTTGGCCGAAACAGGAAACGATGTTATTTGCGTAGATATAAATGAGGCAAAAGTAAGGAAAATGCAGGATGGGATTGTTCCTATTTATGAGCCCGGACTCGACCTTTTATTCCATAGAAACATCGAACAGGGCAGACTAACTTTCACCACCGTTCTTGCCGATGCGGTTAAAGAAGCTCAGATAATTTTTATGGCATTGCCAACGCCTCCTGGTGGAGACGGTGCTGCAGATCTTTCTTATATTTTAGGTGCCGCTAAAGATGTTTCAAAACTGATAACAGAATATAAGGTGATCATTAACAAATCTACAGTTCCGGTTGGAACGGCAGATAAAGTGAAAGCTGTTTTTACAGAAAACACGGATATAGAAGTTGATGTAGTTTCTAATCCTGAATTTTTAAGGGAAGGCGTTGCTGTTGATGACTTTATGAAACCAGACCGTGTGGTTTTGGGTACAAAAAGCGAAAGGGCGAAGAAATTGATGTCTGAGCTTTATGGACCATATGTTCGCCAGGGAAACCCGATTCTTTTTATGGATGAACGTTCTTCTGAACTTACAAAATATGCAGCAAACTCCTTTCTTGCAACCAAAATTACTTTTATGAACGAGGTTGCAAATCTTTGCGAACTGGTTGGTGCCGATGTTGATGCAGTAAGAAGAGGAATTGGTTCTGATGAGCGTATTGGCAAACGTTTTCTTTTCCCTGGAATCGGTTACGGAGGTTCTTGTTTTCCAAAAGATGTACAGGCTTTGGTAAAATCTTCCGATCATTATGGCTATGATTTTCAAATCCTTAAATCGGTGATGGAAGTAAATGAAAGACAGAAAACCATCCTGGTTGATAAAGTACTAAAATATTATAAAAACGATATAAACGGTAAACATTTTGCCTTATGGGGATTGGCATTCAAACCAGAAACCGATGATATCCGCGAAGCACCAGCATTATA is drawn from Pedobacter mucosus and contains these coding sequences:
- a CDS encoding 3-deoxy-D-manno-octulosonic acid transferase gives rise to the protein MVSILNPKARLFINGRKNVFTQIAQKVNSAEKSIWFHFASLGEFEQGRPVLEKLKSLYPYKKIVVTFFSPSGYEIRKNYALADVFYLPLDTKSNAKKFIESINPEMAIFTKYEFWHFYFKELKERNIPLYVISGIFRPSQAFFKWYGGFYRNILKSVTYFFVQNEESKKLLSTIGFNNVIVNGDTRFDRVFENAQSPKKLEEIEKFIGDFPTLICGSTWPDDEHLLATLPEKYSNWRFIIAPHEIHESHITSIEKLFPLGSLRFSKLSDHPAQTQVLIIDNIGMLSSLYQYGKIAYIGGGFGTGIHNTLEAAAFSLPVIFGPKYDKFQEAKDLISIGAAKSISSILELEKSFDEFSGNKKASIAAKKYVENKKGATDQIISMVTKSDQI
- a CDS encoding UDP-glucose dehydrogenase family protein; this translates as MKIAVIGTGYVGLVTGTCLAETGNDVICVDINEAKVRKMQDGIVPIYEPGLDLLFHRNIEQGRLTFTTVLADAVKEAQIIFMALPTPPGGDGAADLSYILGAAKDVSKLITEYKVIINKSTVPVGTADKVKAVFTENTDIEVDVVSNPEFLREGVAVDDFMKPDRVVLGTKSERAKKLMSELYGPYVRQGNPILFMDERSSELTKYAANSFLATKITFMNEVANLCELVGADVDAVRRGIGSDERIGKRFLFPGIGYGGSCFPKDVQALVKSSDHYGYDFQILKSVMEVNERQKTILVDKVLKYYKNDINGKHFALWGLAFKPETDDIREAPALYIIDALVKNGATVTVFDPEGMENVKNIIGDQVKYATNQYAALENADALLIATEWSVFRNPDFDKIDDILKNKVIFDGRNLYDLQKMIDLGYYYNSIGRKQID